One part of the Cellulosilyticum sp. I15G10I2 genome encodes these proteins:
- a CDS encoding FAD-dependent oxidoreductase — protein MTKKVNLQPFDVIVAGGGVSGCVAAIAAGRSGASVLVIEQAGYLGGTLTSCGVGPMMTFHAGEKQIIKGIMGEIAERMTKRGYSPGHIRDTTGYISYLTPFNAEGLKLILDEMLDEAGCEVLFHTFIGAVKSEDHKIASLTICNKNGLSEIAGKVYIDATGDGDLAAWAGASVIKGRETDGAMQPMTTKMKFCNVDTSLLRKHIAQHAEKFPRLVDNIDLMNKTPYLAIAGFIDEFKRAKEAGEISIPREDILFFETDVPGEFIINTTRIIGHDATDAKSLSDAERTGRMQCAELERFLRRHVPGFERAHLEMTGPSIGIRQSRQLKGVYTLTAQDILERKQFDTTIAHSAYPIDIHNPKGEGTESIFMSEPGTYYSIPYEIMVCNEVDNLLVTGRCVSATFEAQAAIRTTPTAGALGHACGTAAGMAVKANLDPKKIDVKKLQKLLKEQDAYLEV, from the coding sequence ATGACGAAAAAAGTAAACTTACAGCCATTTGATGTGATTGTTGCAGGAGGCGGCGTTTCGGGGTGTGTGGCAGCTATTGCAGCTGGTCGAAGTGGGGCCTCGGTGCTTGTAATAGAACAGGCAGGTTATTTAGGTGGAACACTGACATCGTGTGGCGTAGGACCTATGATGACTTTTCATGCTGGTGAAAAGCAGATTATTAAAGGAATCATGGGGGAAATAGCAGAGCGTATGACAAAAAGAGGTTATTCCCCAGGACATATCAGAGATACGACAGGATACATAAGTTATTTAACACCTTTTAATGCAGAAGGCTTAAAACTCATATTAGATGAAATGTTAGATGAAGCAGGGTGTGAGGTGCTTTTCCATACTTTTATTGGAGCAGTTAAGTCTGAAGATCATAAAATAGCTAGTCTTACTATTTGTAATAAAAATGGTTTGAGTGAGATTGCGGGTAAAGTCTATATTGATGCAACGGGGGATGGGGATCTTGCTGCTTGGGCAGGAGCTTCAGTTATAAAGGGCAGAGAAACAGATGGGGCCATGCAGCCTATGACTACAAAAATGAAGTTTTGTAATGTAGACACATCCCTTTTAAGAAAGCACATTGCTCAGCATGCAGAAAAGTTTCCAAGACTCGTAGATAACATTGATCTTATGAATAAAACACCTTATCTTGCAATAGCTGGATTTATAGATGAGTTTAAAAGGGCTAAAGAAGCAGGAGAGATTTCAATTCCACGGGAAGATATCCTCTTTTTTGAAACGGATGTTCCGGGAGAATTTATTATTAATACAACGAGAATCATTGGGCATGATGCAACCGATGCAAAAAGCTTAAGTGATGCGGAAAGAACAGGTCGTATGCAATGTGCAGAGCTAGAAAGATTTTTACGTCGGCATGTACCTGGGTTTGAGAGAGCCCATCTTGAAATGACAGGACCTTCAATAGGTATTAGGCAGTCCAGACAGCTGAAGGGAGTATATACCCTTACAGCACAAGATATTTTGGAACGTAAGCAGTTTGATACAACGATAGCACATTCAGCTTACCCAATTGATATACATAATCCAAAGGGTGAAGGGACAGAAAGTATTTTTATGTCAGAGCCTGGAACTTACTACAGTATTCCTTATGAGATAATGGTATGCAATGAGGTGGATAATTTGTTGGTGACTGGACGATGCGTATCTGCAACATTTGAAGCACAAGCAGCCATTAGAACTACGCCTACAGCAGGCGCTTTGGGGCATGCCTGTGGTACAGCGGCAGGGATGGCAGTAAAAGCAAACCTAGATCCTAAGAAAATAGATGTTAAGAAACTGCAGAAGTTATTGAAAGAGCAAGATGCTTATTTAGAAGTATAG
- a CDS encoding citrate transporter, with amino-acid sequence MNTLQVIGILGIFAVLVILMMTRKIPTILALPIMAVGIALVAGIPFISSDKETFTIAKDVLEGGAMRMSTAIAGLIFGGWFGKMLTKIGVTRTIIRKAAELAGDKPLPIALAFLVVCSIIFAASNGLGMVILVGTIILPIMISAGISPLVSGIVLLLANGIGVTFSVGTLGVYIDVLGLPLGTVTAYSWLCGIPLIIVAIIMIVVSIKFSGKTSKAWAMPSLGADVVTSDKNVRTIALISPIIPVVLVFAFKMPLVPAILIGIAASLILATPKNPIQIVSSAFIEGIQDTAGAAALMIGIGMTLKSVMAPQVAEILQPVISAIIPSSPFMFIIVFGLLSPLAIYRGPLNVWGLGSGVVALLAAAGMNPVAAMVALRLDSNVQAVCDPTNSHNVWISDFTKTDVNEYLKKTIIWIAISTFVGLIAASFMVF; translated from the coding sequence ATGAACACACTACAAGTTATTGGAATTCTAGGTATATTTGCAGTACTCGTCATTCTTATGATGACTCGCAAAATACCAACCATTCTTGCACTGCCTATTATGGCAGTAGGTATTGCCTTAGTTGCAGGTATCCCTTTTATCTCATCAGATAAGGAAACTTTTACAATTGCAAAAGACGTGCTTGAAGGCGGTGCCATGAGAATGAGTACAGCTATTGCTGGACTTATATTTGGGGGATGGTTTGGCAAGATGCTGACCAAGATAGGTGTTACAAGAACGATTATCAGAAAAGCAGCTGAGCTTGCTGGGGATAAACCACTGCCGATAGCGCTTGCTTTCTTAGTTGTATGCTCTATTATTTTTGCAGCATCTAATGGACTTGGAATGGTTATTTTAGTTGGAACAATCATCCTGCCAATTATGATCTCAGCTGGCATCAGTCCGCTTGTCAGCGGTATTGTACTTTTGCTTGCAAACGGCATCGGAGTTACTTTTAGTGTAGGTACTTTGGGTGTCTACATAGATGTTTTAGGTTTGCCGCTTGGAACTGTTACAGCCTATTCATGGCTTTGCGGTATACCACTTATTATCGTTGCAATTATTATGATTGTTGTATCTATTAAATTCAGTGGTAAAACAAGTAAAGCTTGGGCCATGCCGTCTCTTGGGGCAGACGTTGTAACATCAGATAAAAATGTTAGAACAATAGCACTTATTAGCCCAATTATTCCTGTAGTTCTTGTTTTTGCATTTAAAATGCCTCTTGTACCAGCTATACTTATTGGTATTGCAGCTTCGTTAATACTTGCTACACCTAAAAATCCTATACAGATTGTTTCCAGTGCTTTTATAGAAGGGATTCAGGATACAGCAGGTGCAGCTGCTCTTATGATAGGGATTGGTATGACTTTGAAATCTGTTATGGCACCTCAAGTAGCTGAAATTTTACAGCCTGTTATCAGCGCGATTATTCCTTCAAGTCCGTTTATGTTTATCATCGTATTTGGGTTATTATCACCACTAGCAATATACAGAGGACCTCTTAATGTATGGGGGCTCGGTAGCGGTGTTGTTGCACTTCTTGCAGCAGCAGGCATGAATCCAGTTGCAGCTATGGTTGCACTGCGTTTAGATAGTAACGTTCAGGCTGTCTGTGATCCTACCAATTCGCATAATGTTTGGATTTCAGATTTTACAAAAACAGATGTTAATGAATATCTTAAAAAAACTATTATTTGGATTGCTATATCTACCTTTGTAGGTTTAATTGCAGCTAGCTTTATGGTATTTTAA
- a CDS encoding MurR/RpiR family transcriptional regulator, whose amino-acid sequence MVPAVIAKIISMQPNYTMSENEISQYVINNAEYVVSSTITTIAKETGTSEASINRFCKKLGYKGFNGFKIALAQENFYNSMKKQNTYSSETGFIESMTMDYRQMLMNTSAMLDEKIVFQAVDYIKSAHNIQIIALFNASFVAHELEFKFNLVGLSAKAHTDMLDMRINTENIGEKDLAIIIAPTILSKDIYQAVTTCHEHGAKIITITSYDSPKLNDLVDLKFITSDKVTAHNSMSLSNNLMFLYVIDIIYGALLKSDKALRQKKLTSDAMLNNHQMMDNYIFEY is encoded by the coding sequence ATGGTACCAGCAGTTATCGCAAAAATTATTTCTATGCAGCCTAATTACACAATGAGCGAAAATGAAATAAGTCAATACGTTATCAATAATGCAGAATATGTTGTGTCTAGCACAATCACTACTATTGCAAAAGAAACCGGCACCTCAGAAGCTAGTATTAACCGTTTCTGCAAAAAACTTGGTTATAAAGGGTTTAATGGTTTTAAAATTGCACTTGCTCAAGAAAACTTTTATAATAGCATGAAAAAACAAAATACTTATAGCAGTGAAACTGGCTTTATTGAATCTATGACAATGGATTATCGCCAAATGTTAATGAATACTTCTGCTATGTTAGATGAGAAAATTGTCTTCCAAGCAGTAGACTATATAAAATCAGCCCATAACATTCAAATTATTGCTCTTTTTAATGCTTCTTTTGTGGCCCATGAACTAGAATTTAAATTTAATCTTGTTGGATTATCTGCAAAAGCACATACTGATATGTTAGACATGCGCATTAATACAGAGAATATAGGAGAAAAAGATTTAGCCATTATAATCGCCCCTACTATTCTCAGCAAAGATATTTATCAAGCTGTAACGACGTGTCATGAACATGGCGCAAAAATCATTACCATCACGAGCTACGATTCTCCTAAATTAAATGACTTGGTTGACTTAAAGTTTATTACTTCTGATAAAGTAACAGCCCATAACTCCATGTCCTTATCAAATAATCTTATGTTCTTATATGTTATTGATATTATTTACGGCGCACTTCTTAAAAGTGATAAAGCCCTTAGGCAAAAGAAATTAACGAGTGATGCTATGCTTAATAATCATCAAATGATGGATAACTATATTTTTGAATATTAA